A single window of Halobacterium jilantaiense DNA harbors:
- a CDS encoding PadR family transcriptional regulator, which yields MSEAQPESRTDVRDLTAFQKNILNVLGEEARYGLAIKRELEDYYGQEVNHGRLYPNLDDLVNKGLVEKSELDKRTNEYALTDDGFDAVLDDLEWTLSKFVTDDERRERVEAIVADE from the coding sequence ATGTCAGAGGCACAACCCGAAAGCCGGACTGACGTCCGGGACCTGACAGCGTTCCAGAAGAACATCCTGAACGTACTCGGTGAAGAAGCGCGCTACGGCCTCGCCATCAAGCGCGAGCTCGAGGACTACTACGGCCAGGAAGTCAACCACGGTCGACTCTACCCGAACCTCGACGACCTCGTCAACAAGGGTCTCGTCGAGAAGTCGGAGCTTGACAAGCGCACCAACGAGTACGCGCTCACCGACGACGGCTTCGACGCCGTCCTCGACGACCTGGAGTGGACGCTCTCGAAGTTCGTCACTGACGACGAACGCCGCGAGCGCGTCGAAGCGATCGTCGCCGACGAATAA
- a CDS encoding DUF7108 family protein, giving the protein MPELPDEVVSEARRLARLARDASEDAAADAYRDRLDELLAEHDRVARVRDADATLVCYPADWADDDGTVHPTDIEDPDRAEEVSLAGGGEQGDYADAAERNAELVERVADEYDDVHAENAAAFAAFMNNHYARPMDTATDAERAEFREEFFPRNAWPSDEQRALLDDSLDAVAAVAEDGDT; this is encoded by the coding sequence ATGCCTGAACTCCCAGACGAGGTTGTCTCGGAGGCGCGACGGCTCGCGCGGCTCGCACGGGACGCCAGCGAGGACGCCGCAGCCGACGCCTACCGCGACCGACTGGACGAACTGCTCGCCGAACACGACCGCGTGGCGCGGGTGCGGGACGCCGACGCGACGCTCGTCTGCTACCCCGCGGACTGGGCGGACGACGACGGCACCGTCCACCCGACGGACATCGAGGACCCGGACCGCGCGGAGGAGGTGTCGCTGGCGGGCGGCGGCGAGCAGGGCGACTACGCGGACGCCGCCGAGCGCAACGCCGAGCTAGTCGAGCGGGTCGCCGACGAGTACGACGACGTCCACGCGGAGAACGCAGCGGCGTTCGCGGCGTTCATGAACAACCACTACGCGCGGCCGATGGACACCGCTACCGACGCGGAGCGCGCGGAGTTCCGCGAAGAGTTCTTCCCGCGGAACGCGTGGCCGAGCGACGAGCAGCGCGCGCTCCTCGACGACTCACTGGACGCGGTCGCGGCCGTTGCCGAAGACGGCGACACCTGA
- the rnhA gene encoding ribonuclease HI, whose product MPVVECDVADAREALAQAGASFSDGNSEYELWHADLGDAHAVAYEDKLVVQGASPTDITAVVEPDRGGRVHAYFDGASRGNPGPASVGWVLVSGDGIVAENGETIGRATNNQAEYEALLAVLEAAADFGFDDIEIRGDSQLVEKQVKGAWDTNDPELREKRVRVRELLERFDDWSLTHVPREVNDRADELANEALDDA is encoded by the coding sequence ATGCCAGTCGTCGAGTGCGACGTCGCCGACGCGCGCGAGGCCCTCGCTCAGGCGGGCGCTTCGTTCAGCGACGGGAACTCCGAGTACGAACTGTGGCACGCCGACCTCGGGGACGCCCACGCGGTCGCCTACGAGGACAAACTCGTCGTGCAGGGCGCGTCCCCGACGGACATCACGGCCGTGGTCGAGCCCGACCGCGGCGGCCGCGTCCACGCCTACTTCGACGGCGCGAGCCGCGGCAACCCCGGGCCGGCGTCGGTCGGCTGGGTGCTCGTCTCCGGCGACGGCATCGTCGCCGAGAACGGCGAGACCATCGGCCGCGCCACCAACAATCAGGCCGAGTACGAGGCGCTGCTCGCGGTCCTGGAGGCCGCCGCCGACTTCGGCTTCGACGACATCGAAATTAGGGGCGACTCCCAACTCGTCGAGAAGCAGGTCAAGGGAGCGTGGGACACTAACGACCCCGAACTCCGCGAGAAGCGCGTGCGGGTCCGGGAGCTGCTGGAGCGCTTCGACGACTGGTCGCTGACACACGTACCGCGGGAGGTAAACGACCGCGCCGACGAACTCGCGAACGAGGCCCTCGACGATGCCTGA
- a CDS encoding transcription initiation factor IIB codes for MTRSTRQRERETAAEQEEDSEEGVRECPECNSDNLVKSSDRAELVCNDCGLVVEEEQIDPGPEWRAFNHQERQEKSRVGAPTTQTMHDKGLTTTIDWKDKDAYGRSISSKKRSQMHRLRKWQERIRTKDAGERNLQFALSEIDRMASALGVPRSVREVASVIYRRALKEDLIRGRSIEGVATSALYAACRKEGIPRSLEEISEVSRVERKEIGRTYRYISQELGLEMKPVDPKKYVPRFCSELELSEEVQSKANEIIETTAEEGLLSGKSPTGYAAAAIYAASLLCNEKKTQREVADVAQVTEVTIRNRYQEQIEAMGIHG; via the coding sequence ATGACACGGTCCACTCGCCAGCGGGAGCGAGAAACGGCGGCAGAGCAGGAGGAGGACTCCGAGGAGGGAGTACGGGAGTGCCCTGAGTGCAACTCGGACAACCTCGTGAAGAGTTCGGACCGCGCGGAACTGGTCTGTAACGACTGCGGCCTCGTCGTCGAGGAGGAGCAGATAGACCCCGGTCCGGAGTGGCGCGCCTTCAACCACCAGGAGCGACAGGAGAAGTCCCGCGTCGGTGCACCGACGACGCAGACGATGCACGACAAGGGACTAACGACCACCATCGACTGGAAGGACAAGGACGCCTACGGCCGCTCGATCTCGTCGAAGAAACGCTCACAGATGCACCGGCTCCGAAAATGGCAGGAGCGAATCCGCACGAAGGACGCCGGCGAACGCAATCTCCAGTTCGCGCTGTCCGAAATCGACCGGATGGCGTCGGCGCTGGGCGTACCGCGGTCGGTGCGCGAGGTCGCGTCGGTCATCTACCGACGCGCGCTCAAGGAGGACCTCATCCGCGGCCGCTCCATCGAGGGCGTCGCGACGAGCGCCCTCTACGCGGCCTGCCGGAAGGAAGGCATCCCCCGAAGTCTGGAGGAGATTTCGGAGGTATCACGGGTCGAACGCAAGGAGATCGGCCGCACGTATCGGTATATCTCCCAGGAACTCGGCCTCGAGATGAAGCCCGTCGACCCGAAGAAGTACGTCCCCCGGTTCTGCTCGGAGCTCGAACTCTCCGAGGAAGTGCAGTCCAAGGCGAACGAAATCATCGAGACCACCGCCGAAGAGGGGCTGCTCTCCGGGAAGTCCCCGACCGGCTACGCGGCCGCCGCCATCTACGCCGCGAGCCTGCTCTGCAACGAGAAAAAGACCCAACGCGAGGTCGCAGATGTCGCGCAGGTGACTGAAGTCACCATCCGGAACCGCTATCAAGAGCAGATCGAAGCGATGGGCATCCACGGATAG
- a CDS encoding phosphoglycerol geranylgeranyltransferase, with the protein MTAPWADWDHVLKVDPDKSLVDGETFDDVAQTGTDAIEIGGTLDVTTEKMQRVIDACRKHDVPLYQEPSNPAVVVDDDALDGYLVPVVLNAGDPFWITGAHKEWVRIADLDWARTTTEAYIVMNPEASVAEYTDADCGLDADEVGAYATVAERLLGQDIVYVEYSGTLGDPEVVAAAADGVDDAALFYGGGVGDYDAAYQMGQHADTVVVGDLLHDEGVDAVRETVEGVQDAHAE; encoded by the coding sequence ATGACTGCGCCGTGGGCGGACTGGGACCACGTCCTCAAGGTCGACCCCGACAAGTCCCTCGTGGACGGCGAGACGTTCGACGACGTCGCGCAGACGGGCACGGACGCCATCGAAATCGGGGGGACACTGGACGTGACGACGGAGAAGATGCAGCGGGTCATCGACGCGTGCCGGAAACACGACGTGCCGCTCTACCAGGAGCCGTCGAATCCGGCCGTCGTCGTCGACGACGACGCGCTGGACGGCTACCTCGTGCCGGTCGTGTTGAACGCCGGCGACCCGTTCTGGATTACGGGCGCGCACAAGGAGTGGGTGCGCATCGCGGACCTCGACTGGGCGCGGACGACGACCGAGGCGTACATCGTCATGAATCCGGAGGCGAGCGTCGCGGAGTACACGGACGCCGACTGCGGCCTCGACGCGGACGAGGTCGGCGCGTACGCCACGGTCGCCGAGCGCCTGCTCGGGCAGGACATCGTCTACGTGGAGTACTCGGGGACGCTCGGCGACCCGGAAGTCGTGGCGGCGGCCGCCGACGGGGTCGACGACGCGGCGCTGTTCTACGGCGGCGGCGTCGGCGACTACGACGCGGCCTACCAGATGGGGCAACACGCCGACACCGTCGTCGTCGGCGACCTGCTGCACGACGAGGGCGTGGACGCCGTTCGGGAGACCGTCGAGGGCGTCCAGGACGCGCACGCCGAGTAG